AACAATGCCAGCCTGCTCTAGCCAGAGAGGAATACACATTTAAACACCTTGCCCAGCCCCTCCCATTCCAGGGGCTGTCTCCCTACTCTAATTCCCTCATCCCAAGACCAAGTGGAAAGCGGACTCCATGGAAAACCCTCCATCCCAAGTTTCACTGCAGCCCTAGAGAGACCCTCAAGGTCTCTCTTTGTCTAGAAAGGAAGGCATTAAATATTCATGGGGAATAAGTGGGCGTCAATTCAGACATAAGAGAAAAATGTGGCTACAGGGGACGACTGATAAGTATGGATGAGGGCCAGATGGGTACAGGGTTGGCAGGGGAGTGGGGTGGACAGAGGCTGACTGCTGGAGACGGCACCTTTTTCTACATTGCTGCTGACACTAAAACATCACAACAATATGCTAGCAACTGGACAATGCTGACCCGACTCTACAGTTAgccttgtttccttcctcctccaaggTACACATAGTTAGGTGCAACAGGGAGGCTTTGAGGTCAGGGGTTAGTTGGCTTAGGGGCAGAGACACTTTGACAAAGGCCTCTCGTTCCTCTTTGGCTTTCTGGCTGACGTTCCTTGCTGGTTTGCTTATCTCCAGGCTCTGTAGGGACAGGAAGTCTCTTGCACGGAAGGGACTGACCCTTGGCAGAGAGAATGTCATCTTTGCTTTGTGCCTTTCGACACTTCATGCCTTGGACTCCAGGTGTTCCCTTGGCCCTCTTCCCTACGGGACAGAGAGGCTCACCGGCCCAGAGTGAAGGCAGTGAGTAGGTAGTGGTCTAggaaaggaagtgggaggagggagtAAAAAAAACAGGGCAAGAGAATTCCCTGTAAAAACCTAAAGACAAGGAAGGCAGTAGGCAGAGCATAGGACTGGGTCTCAGGAGATCTGGGTTTGGGGTCCAGGTTTCCATGGACTCACTGAGCCACCCCAGATAGGTGCGATTCTGGTCTTAACTTGCTCATTTGTGGCAAGAGGACACTGAGCCAAATCACCTCCAAGTCCCTTTCCAGCTCTGACCTTCCCCAAATCCATGAGAACATGGAGTCACAACACTGTGGTCTGCAGGAGATTAGAAAACCCGCAGGGGCTGCCTTAGTTCTCCCGGGGCGGTTGCTTTCTGGTCATAGTTGCACCCTGTAACCCCAATCTCTGAACTGCTGCTGAGCCAGGGGACCCATTGCAATCCCTTCCTCCTGAGTGAATCCTGGAGTTGGACCGTCCTTGACAGTGTCCAGAGGGGATGTTTGGCGGTTGCTTCCCTTGTGACCAAATACTCTCTCTCCAGGAGGAAATGTCACTGCGGGTTATCAGGTGATAGAAGCCATAAGACAAGTACATACGCTCTGCACAGCAAGGCGGGGAGAGTGCACCAGTGTTAGAGGAATAGATTTGTTCATGCATGAGCTTGTTGACTAATGGTTTCCCGTTCATTCTCATGCGAGGGAAAGATTAGCTATTTATACGATTGAGGTGCATGCACCACAGACTAATGAGGGCGCatggggccagggcagggcaggcagggtCGGCTGGCCCAGCCAGCCTCAAGCTGCAGCACGCTGTGAGCGGAGGAGGAAGGCAGAACAGGGCCTGAGGTCTGGTTGCACTGGGAGCTGGGTTCTGCAGGAAGCCGGCCAGAGTGGGCAGTGGGGCTGTCTGGATGCTAGGAATTTAGTAAAGGTGAGAAATGAACTGTCTCCACTGTTCTGAGCCTCCGGCAGAGTCTTTGGCCATTTCCTGTGAAGATGCAGGGAAGGACCGGTTGTGAAAGGCTGAGTTTAGAAATGACTTCAAGGAGAGCACCCGAGGCCAGTCTGCTTGCATCCAGGTCAGAGCCCTGTCTGGGCCAATTAGCTTTGTTTTCTAGCACCACACCAGCAACCTTTAACCTCCTGTACCCAAGAATGGCCACTGGTCCTAACAGCCCAAGTGAGAGGGCGTGAAAGGGTCAGTGTCCACCTATCACCTCTGCTGCAGGGTGAGTGCATCTCACCTACGGTGCAGGGGCCGTGTTGCCACTCTGGGAGTGGGCGCCCCGTCTCCGGAGCTGACGTGCTGCCTGTGGGATGGGGCTCAGACCCGACACCCCACCGCTCCCCCTTCTGGGTTCTTAATGGATTTTCAGCCATCATTTTCTGAAGGAGCCTTGACGCTTTGGGTAGCCCCGGAAAAGTGAAGTCCTATTGGCTTCAGAACCTGAGGCCTGCCAGGGGGAGCCACATTCTCAGGACCTGAGCTTTGAGCAGGGAGGGACCCCTTGGGGCACCTGCTCCGATTTCTTCCCCGTCATTGTAGGACATGcgccctgagggcagggctgcagTTCTTACTCGGAAGCAGGAAAAGCAGCTCTTGGCGTCAATGTTCCCATCTGATCAACACATCCTTCCAGAGAGGTGACCAGGCCCTTCGCCTCCTCCTCTCTTCAgggaggaaagcaaaggaaagatcCCACCCAGTTCGCCCTCTGCACGGGCAGCTGTGGAAGCAATAGActggcgggggtgggagggggttggcCTGGACATTCCACCCACAGGCCTGAGGGTAGAAATGCAGGAGGAGTGCTCAGATTCTGGAGGCTCAGGATAACAAGTCCAGGCCCGAGGGAGTGTGGTAGTAAAGGAACTTTAGTAGAGACAAGCAGGCCAGAGGCAGCTCCCGCTGAGCAGCAAGTAAACAGGGAGGCTTGTAGCCCTGTTGGGACCCAGGCGGTTTCTGACTCAAGTGGTGGGTCAGGCAGCCGGGCGGGCATGGCCGGAGCTCCCTCGTGCCAGGTCGCTTAAGGCCAGAGCTTCATACATTATTCAGTGTGGCCCCTGCTGACGGGCTGGGGAGCAGTCTTCATAGGTCTGGGCAGGCAGCCCAGGCCCAGCCTTGCTGCCTTCCCACCTCTTGGGGCGTCTGTGCGACCCAGATCTGCCCTGCAGACCTATTCTGGAAAGCTCTTCCTGTCTGCTTCTACCCCAGCTGGGCTGTGCCTGCGAGAGTCCAGGCACTTGGGACTTTAAGGCAGGATTCTAGGGATACTGAGCCCCAGCTACAAATTCCAGATGGAATGTGTTGTCTCGGCCTGGGTTACTCTGAGTGGGCTGGGGCTCTCACCTactcccccaccaccctcccacctTTTCCCCAAGGTATGGCCCATACCTGGACCCGGTCTGTGGCACCCTGCAAAGCCAGCTTTCCTAgtcctttcattctcatttcaagGACTCCCCACTTAAGAAAGTTTCCCTAAAatgaaactagaaaaggaagtgGGAAGTGTCCCAATCTTCCACAAATGATCTTGCCCCAAGTTGGGCTCCAGCAAAATGGCTCTTGTCGAGGCTCATTCTGGACAAAACAGTCACGACTCAGCCTGCATCTTACTCGATCCATGACGGTGGCTGTTACGGTTgatcttccctctctcctcctggaaACACGTTTCCCAGAACACTGCACTTTTCTTGGTTTTCCTCTTATTTCACTGGCTGCTGGTTGtcagtctcctttgctgatttttcCTCATGGTCCCCACGTCTAAAGAGTAGAGGATCCCAAGGCTCACTCTTGGGTCCTCTTTTCTCCTCGAAACTTGGGATTTCAACTAGTCTCATGGCTTTTAACACCACGTATGTGCTGAcatctcttaaatttatttattttttttagccaAGGCCTCTCTCCTGGACTCTAGACTCTATATCCAAGTTCTTAGTCAATGTCTCCACATGGATGTCCCAAAGGTGTCTCAAATAGAGCACATCCAAATCTGAGCTCCTGATCTTCCTCCCCAAATGGGTGCTTGCTCCAGAATTCCCAACTCCATGCACAGCGATTCACTCCTGAGTTCAGGCTGAAAACCGTGATTCTCATCTTTCTGTACACCCTAGACCCTCTACCCAATCTGGCAGAAATACTGTTCATGCTACTTTCAAAATAGATCCAGCATCAGCCACATCTTACATAGCCACCACTACCCTTGTTCAAGCCACTGTCGTCTCTTTTTTACGGCAATAACCTCCCACCTGATTTCCATGGCTTTGCCCTGGTGGTCGTCTATTTCCAGCCTGTCAGCTACAGCGATCCTTTAAACGTTTTGCTTGTGGAACCCCATTCGCCTTTCCTGCCCCTTTACCTTTCCCACCTCGTTTTTACTCTCTCCGCTCCCCGCCCCATTTCTACTTCAGCCACCTTGGCTGTTCTGGAACAAGCCAGGCGCCCTCCCACCTCAAGGTCTTTGCATATGGCTTTCTCTCTGCCTGACCGCTCTTCTTGCAGATGACTGCACGGTTCTCTCCCTGTCATCTTTCAGGCCTCCTCTTAGGGACGTCCCCCAGACCACCCACTTTTACCCTCCCACACTCCCCAGCCCCACACTCCTCCCTCAGCACTTCCCGGCCTCATGTTTTCCATGCCACTTATCACTCTCAGACATACTGTTCATCTCACTTACCCGTTTGTCTTCTCCCGTGAGAGCGTAAGCTCCGCGAGAGCAGGGCCTTCATTTCGAACCATCCCTCCTTTCACTTCCCCAGCTCGCTTCTCTTGGCTCATTCCTGCGCGGTACCCTTTGCTGGTCCCTGTTCTCATCCTTCTTGACTGTGGGTGTTCCCCAAAGCCCAGTTTTTGTTCCCTAATTCTCCAGACATCTGCATCCCCCATCCCACTCACCGGGACTCTCCCAGCTTCAATAATCACCTTTatctccccctttttccttttaacGCAGTTAAATAACTGTGTTCTGTTGGTAACACTTTTACTTTCTCTGAAACTTCCATTCAACTGTCAGTTCCTTGAAAGCAAGGACTATGTTTGTCCCTTCTATCCCCAGCTGTTCTAGGACCCAGATATGGTCTTCGAGGGATCACCGAAGACATGCTGAATGGATGAAGATTCACTATGCTTCCCTCtggctcctgcctgcctcccagccaGGACAGAGCTGGCGGCTGAGGTCCAGGGTGGGCATTCTGAAGGCACTGGTTCTCCATCATTTTCCTGGGTGACACTGGGTGAGTCACTTAACCTGgaagcttctttttttaatttacatacgGGGATGATAACAGGGATGCGGTGAGGATGAAATGTGATAAAGTTGGTTGTGCTCTTGGCTCCTGGTAGAAGCTCAAGTAATAACCCACACAGCCCCAGTAGATGGAGGACTTGAAGGGAGacggggggagggggctgagccctggctgtgcctcgtggggaaaggaggaagctTGTTGGTGGGGCCTTCCTTGTGGCAGGAACCTCCTAGAGGACATTTCCCAGAGGCTTGAAGGGAGGACTGATTCCTACTGACATTTAAATGGGGAGAGGGGGTTTGTCTGGAAATTCTGCCCAGTGGCCTATAGTCCTGGGGGTTAGAGGGTTACGCCTCTGCTATGGACACCTCCCTCCAGGACTGAGCACCTCAGCTCTGCgaaagtgacagagccaggcacTTCTCTATAGGAGAAGCTGAGAAGCTCAGAATCTCAGGACTCTGCAGCTGGTTTAATACTGAGGAActgcagcccagagaggggaagtcacttttccaaggtcacacagagaacACATGGCAtagtaggaaaagaaataaaataggaataataataagcATCGACCAGCCAGGACAGGTGGTCAGGACCAAAGCTGGGAGTCAGACAGGCAGCGGTACAAACTGTGACCCACAGGCTgagccagagggaaaaggggctcAGGGGGCTGCTCTGTGACAGTGCTGTCCTAGGCATCTTGTGTGTTTTACTGAATTTACTACATAGGATACCACTAGGCACTATAGACCACTATAACcattcccattttgctgatgtggaaactgaggcatggtttAGCTAATGTCCCCAAAAGCTAGAAAGTGCAGAAGCTAGAATGCAGCACCGAAGCCTGAGCTCTTTGTACACAGCTCTGCTCACCTCCAGCTGGAGACTCTCTGGGGAGACACTCAAGCAGTTAGCATCATAaggcctcccttcctccctgcggACTCTGATCCAGGTTTCCTGGAAGTATACAGAGCGCTCCACTACCCCCAACACAGCCCACACATGCACACGGACCTGGCAGGGACCTGGCAAGGCAGAAAGATGGCTGCATCCATTAACAGCACCAAGCACAACACATATTTATGGCTCCAATTACGGCATTCACCTCCCGCCACCACCAAGGAGCTGGAATAGCGACAGGAATAGTGTGTGCACTGGGGTCTGAGGCCTCTGTAGCAATAACTGCAAGATTACAGAGACGTTAGCAAACCCCGGTGACGGCAGCTCTATTATAATGATAAATCTGCAGCTTTATGTAGAAATAATGAGACTGGGGGCAgaagacgggggggggggggggggggggggggggggggggggaagggaagagCAGGGTGATTTCAGCCAATCGAAGTTCTGGGTGGAGAGAACCCGGCAAGCTGCTGGGAACGCTCAGAAGACCACCAGGGAACCTTAGCCAAGCCAGGCAGGAGGGGGAGTATCAGAGCGTCCCTGTCTGGGATGGAGTGGAGGTAATGGACTCCCACGATTCTTTCCCAAGCCTGGGCATATTGACGAGGTGGAACAGCAGGGGCCTCCAGGGGCCCTGGCCTTCTGGTTTGCCTACTGCTCACCCTGGGGGATATAGTAGCTTATTGCTGCGAGGCTTACCCAGACATGGAGACCAGCGTCCAAGGAAGTTTCACATTTGCAATTCGCGACGAGCTAGACTCCCTGGATGTACACTCCCCTTCACTAGTTCAGTGGTTGGGAGAAACAACACGGACGCTGCAGGCTTTGCTACTTCAAACCAACTGGGGCACTGAGGCAGCGACCGGAACAAGGGACACGCCCAGTTCCACTTGCCAGGGCTGGATCTGATTCTTTGACACAAGCGCGTGGAACCGCAAGGAGACAGCATTCTTGGTCTCCGGTGACCTCAGAGACCCCTGTTCTCACAGTGCCTTCTGTCCAGCCTGTGGGTCACTTTAGTCCAGACTACCCGATCCGAATAGTTAATCTCTGCCACTGGAGACATAAACCATCTGCGTGAACCATACCTCTGAAGGAACGCACAGGCTGGGTCTTTCCCCGCCAAGCCTGGCTCTACCCATGTTCAAAGTACTACCtgaccttctccaggaagccttcctaggTCCACGGCCCCCAACTCCATTGCTTCTTTAATAACCCTTTCCTTGTGCACCAATGCAGACGGTCCCTGACTTATGATGGTTAGATTTACGACTTTTCAACTTTATCATGGTATGTATCAAAGCTATACGCATTCAGTAGTAACTGTACTTCGAATTTTGATCATTTCCTGGGCTAGTGGTACGCACACCGTACGATCCTCTCCCGTGAAGCAGGGCAGTGGTAGCAAGCCACACTGCTTCCAGTCAGGCATGCGATCACAAAGGTACACAACTGACACTTTACATGGTGTGAggtgattttgcccaactgtaggctcaTCATGTAagttctgagcacgtttaagcATCCCTAGGATGCTTGGGAGGTTAGGTGTATTAAGTGTATTGTCAACTTAacgatattttcaacttacaatgggtttTTCGGGACAAGATGCGTCTGTCTATAGTTGTGATTGAATTAACTAAGCCATTGGTCATTCAACAAGAATGTGCTGAGTTCTTACATGGGCACAAAACGACATGCTCAGCCCTGAGGAAAAGAATACGAGAAAGCCAAATGTGGGACACGAGCCGTTCCTGAGCCACTAGGAGGACTTTGCAAGACAGAATATGACTCAGGATACAACCGAGGGGCACAGACAATAAATCCGGAGGAACGGCTGCTGTGAGAGCAGAAGGACTTCAGGGAAGCTGTGAAAGGTGGATTGGTCTGGGCCAGACAGCGAGGAAGGGAAAAGGCCTGACTGACACGGGAGACCTGCAAAGGCAAGAGGCAGGAATGTCAGGCATGGTCGGGGACCAGCTTGCGGGGCAGAGCAGCTGCTGGAGTTCCAAATCCAGGGCCAAAACGCAGCTCTAGGAGGGGGATTGGCAGGCAGGAGAGATGGCAGCTGGCTGTGCTCATCTGTACcgaccctccccccgcccccgcaccaccatcaccaccatgctGGCTGCAAGATTGCACATGCACTGAGTGCTCAGTCCTTCCTGGTGACTGTGATTTGGGCTCTCTGGCCCCCAAATAATTAGTCTTAGAGTCAGCACCAAAAAGTAGGTAAAAGCACCAGTCTTCTTATGTGCCTTTCCCCTCCTTTGCCTGATTCCTTGCCTGCTGGAGAGGTGcccaggggcctccaggacaTCCAACTCAGAAAGACTGCAAACaagacggggtgggggggtgggggcgtgtGAGCCTGGTCAGCCGATCCTCAGCTTTGGAAACTCCTGGGCCTAGGCTCACTCTGTTCCCGGCCAGACCGCTTCCCCTTCGTCTTTGTTTGTCAAGCTATGTAGACCAGATCCTCCCCACCTAGCTTAATCCCCCTCATTCCGGAAACCTTTTCTGCTGTCCTGACTCAGGTCGTGCAACCTCACACAGTGTATATAGCATTTGCTACTTTGCATCGCTAGCTACTGCATGGACATTTCCGGTCTCGGTAATTAGATTATACATTTCTGTGGGGTGAAGAGGCTGGCTTCTATCCCAGCCCGCCTCACTCTCCAGTGCCTGGCAGTGATCTGCTTGGAAGGAGGATAATAGGGATGGTGGTAGTGTGTCCAGTGCCTTCTGGGTGATCTGCTTTTTCTAAAGCCGGGCTGAGGAAGGGGGGTGGGACGAGAGCAGGGACAGCCAAGGAGCTCTAGGATCCAGGGTCTTAGCATCCAGGTAAGGGGTGCACTTGGGGAGACTGCCTACTCCAGGACTGGGGCTTCCAGTCATGGCTGGAGCTAAAGTCCCAGGAAAGGGAACCCTCTGCTAAGAAGGGAGGCTCCTCAGATGTCTGAGGTGAGCTctgctccccccagcccctggccctcaCCTCTGCCTCTCTGAGGCCCTGGGTCTCAGCCTCAGTGTGGCGAGGACTGAGATGATTTCTCTACCTGTACAGTCACTCTAATCAAGCTGCTGCCTTATAAGATCACAAGGGAGGAGCTGTGTCAGATGTAAACTTCAGAGTGATTTATGGAGCAGAGCTCTTATTGCAGCCCTCCCCGTCTGCCCACCCCATTTGCTAGCCCTGCTGTTGGGGCTGTTCTTGGGGATGACATTTCAGGAAAGTAAAGGTTGGGGAGGCACTGGCACATTGGACTGGACTGGTCAAAGTCAGTACCAGTTATGAGAATGGGGTGTCCCAGAGGCCCTCCCCGTAGCAAAAGCAGGGCCCACCaagctttctttctttgaacAAATCAAGATTCTTGCCCTTTTCTCACCAGAGCAGGGCTGAttttcccagcctctctccttACAAATTCAACACAGAGATATTGTGTATTGACTGGGAGGGTCTACAGTCTGAGCCAGGTCACCTCCACCCCAGAGAAATGGTCTCTGCCCCAGAGAAATATCTACGGAGACCGTCAAGCAGTTAGCACTCCAGACCCCAGTGCAAGGTCATTGTTACACTGTGGAACCGCCCCTGCCTGGGAGGGCTACGAGAGAGGCACTCCATCTACACCTGTAGGATGCAATTACACAGCTTTCTCAACACCTACCCAGTAGGCTGGAGTACTCCATCTAGACCACACCCAAGAGCTATAGATGCGGCCTTTCCCATTGTCTGTGCCAGGGCTGTCCTCCCTCCTCTTAAAAGCCaactgagcctcagcttcttgaAACTTTCTGGGTTAATTCCAGTTGAGTGTgaacagcccccccccccccattcccaTGTGTGGGTTAACCAGGTCTCCGGTCAGGCCatctttccccacctcccacactGGCCTGGGCAGGCAGTGCCTAAGAGAAGGCTGTGCTGTGAGGTGGTCATTGAGTACTTCCAGTTCTCCTGGCACAAGGTCagattgttttgccttttccccttAATGTTAGGAGCTGACACATGTCTTGCTTTGGCTaatgaaatgtgagtggaagtgaCATGTGCCACTTCTGCGTGGACGCTTTAAGAAATAGTGCATGATTTGCCACATCCCCTTCCTTCTGATGTGGTAACTGGGAGCCCAAGTCGAGATGGAGCCTCTGTCAGCTCGGATCCCTGGGTAACAAGGTAGAGTAGAGCCCCAGCAAGGCTGCCAAGCACGTGTAATGTGAATGGAAACTAAAGCTTCGTTGTGCTATGCATCAGACCCTAAGATTGTTTGTTGCTGCAGCATAACCTGGCTCATCCTGATTAATGTGGCCTGTTCTTGATTGCCTTTTCCACGCTGCTAGTACACACCAGCGCCCATGGCAGATGCTGCTGTCTGACTCAGTCTATGAGCCTGGCCCAATCCTTACCCATGACCAAAGAGACATACAACATTCTTTGAGAGGTGGTAAACCTAAGGCCTAGTAGGTAGAGAGACCCACCCAGCACATGTGATCAGAAGCAACAGATAACaaattcccttcccttctcacccACATGGGGGCtctgctgccccccaccccaacctgggGCTGATTGCAAGGATTTCCCTGGTCAGTTTCCAAGTCTCCCCTTCCCTTGCTGAAGGGCAAAGGCCCATTTGTCCCTAGGGGTGCGGGGAATGAGGACGGCCCACTCAACCCGGAACTACTGCTCCCCACGAAGCCCAGAGGGCAGGGCTGTACTCACACTCGTGGCGTACTGGATGTCCTTCCAGATGGAGGTTTCCCGGGACAGGTCGGAGGCCTCAAAGAGGTTGTCCAGGATGACCTCCCCGATCATGTCGTGGCGGGAGAAGCGGTCGAAGTCAAAGACGCTGAGGTGGAGCTTGCGGTCGGCCAGCTCCTCGTAGGGCACCGGGAAGTGGAAGTTCTCGTCGAAGGTGGGGTTCAGGGTCTTGCGGTGCACGCGGGTCTGCAGCTTGCATTTGCGGTCGGGCAGGAGGTAGATCTTGACGTAAGGGTCGGAGCTGCCGCAAAAGTCCTTGGCGGGGAGGTCGAAGGCCTTCAGGATGCGGACGATCAGGGTCTCGCTCTCGTAGTCGTAGCGCAGGCTGAAGTTGATCTTCCCGCAGCTCTTGGCCGCCTCAGATTTGGCGTCGTCCCCATCCACCGACTTCTGCTTGTAGAGCTCGGGCTTGATGCGGCCGATGCTCGTGGGCTGCTCGGCCTCCGGCGGCAGCTCGTTGCCGTAGTCCACGCTGGACACGTGCATCTGCCGGGGCAGGTGGCGCTTGAAGGACGTGTGCCTGGCGGAGGGCGGGAGGGGGTGCGGTTAGGGGGAGCCGAGCGGGACGCAGGCGGACACACCTCAGCGGCCGTGGCTCATCCTACCCACTGTGGGGCGCCCTTTTCCTCCCATTTGTTACCCGCTTCCCCTCTGCATACGCTTTGCGCGCAGGTTTTTGTGCGCCATCACATGTCTTAACATATGTAAAGTAGTTGGAATCGGGCCTGGTCTACAGTAAGCGGATAAATGGTCCCCATCGCTGTCATCACCATTTTCCCTGCTTCTCTACTATTTGCTTTCTAGGTTTCTCTCCTAGGAGACATGACTCTGGTTCCCCCATTAAACCATGAGGTTCTGAAGGCGGAAGACCATCCTTTCTTACCCTGGGTGTGGCTCCCCCTCCATTATCATCACCGCCACTACCGCCCTCACTGTAGGTAACAGTTACTGGGCTTTGTAGCCAGACGGCATAGGTTAATTTTGGCTCTGCCATTGtctagttatgtgaccttgggcaagttatttaacgtCTCTGTGCTATCAAATGAGAATAATATAAGTAGCAATTGCATCGGATTCTCGTGAGGATGAAATTAACACACGTGCATAAAATCCTTAGAACAGGGTCAGGTGTATGATAAGCCATCTATGGTTGTTAGCTCTCATTATCACATGGTTTCGTCAGAGCAACCTTGTGCATCATTAGCCCGATGTTACAGGTGGGAAAAGTGAGGCTTAGGAAATGTGAGCAACTCGCCTGTGCTCATACAATAAAGCTCTGTCAATGTGACCCCAGCATTTTCATTCCTGACCTCCTGGCCTTTGGTTGGTCCCCTGGGCACCGGAGGAGAGACTGCAGGGACCCAGGAATCCACAGGAGTCCTAGGTTTTGAATAAACACAATGCCTCACGCCTGCATGCATCATtgcttttaaaagtgtttctGAATTTAGAGTATGTTTTTGCCATTACGTGGTGGGTGTCACTGTTGTTTGTTCAGTTAAAGAACGCTGTGCATTTAATTGCTGTCACTCAGGGGACTCTGCCACTGGTTGTAAACAAAATCTTCATTGTCACAATGATAGGAATTCTTGCCTTATCTCCCGTGCACTGCAGACTGTGAGGCTTTGTTGACATATCCCCCTAGACACCCATGCACTTTTATGCCTCCGGGCCTTTGCATACTCTCTTCCCTTTGCCTGAagtctttccctccctccaaacACCTAACACCTGCCACCCACACACATCCCAGTGAACAGCACCCCATCTCAAAGGCTCCCCTTTGCTGAAGTGTTTCCTGGTGCCCGCCTCCTAGTTGATCACGCACCATGGACCCCATCATGAGATATGTTCTCCAAACAAAGTTCACGCGTTATTATTTCTGGTCTCTGGTCCTCACAGGCTGGAATCTCATGATTGAATAAGGGAACATGGAGGAGTGGGGTTAGGGAAGGGAGCGGTCCACCCCTCACCTGGTGGATGATGCTGGCTCTGTGGTCTGTCGCTGCAGCCGCGTGTGACGCATGATGTGTTCTTTCACTGACATCTGCACCTCGGCCGGAATATCTGGGGACGTATGGCTGATCTTCACGgctgcctccaggaagcccagGGTATGGGGGTCCTTCAGCTTGTCGGCCATGTTGCCTCTGGAGCTGGGGCTCTGGAGGGCTTCCGGGAGGACGTTAGCAGAAGAGGGACTGGAGGcctccttgctcctccagggCGTCCAGCACagcttccaaaaaagaaagagaaaaactgccACCAGGGCCACGCCACACACAATAAATACCACTGAGAGGAGGCTGACAGAGGTGCCTGCCAgcagggagggacagagacagacagaggcgGGAGAAGCCGGGAAGGGTGTTGGGAGAGGGAACACACAGAAGGGACAAAGAcgggagaagagaaaagaatggTTATGAGAAAGCCGCCCAGGGGGAGGAGAGATGGTTTTAGGGTTGGTGCTCTGTAGTCCACTTTGTAAAACATCTTCAGGCTTGCCTTCACCTCCGTCTGGTTTCTCTGGCTCTGTCCCACCCACCCCTGCCAGCTTGGGGAACACCTGGGCTCCCCTACTGCCTACTGGTATGAGCACAGGGAACAGAAAGTAATTTAAATAGCAGCCTAAGCAAATGTGCAAATTTGCCAAGCATTCACATTCGAATTGCTATTAGAGCTGTTACTATGGCCAGACTTATAGCAGAGTCATTTTTGTGTACAGCTGTCTTCCTCAGCAGGCCATGAGGCTTTGAGGACCAGAGGCTCGGCTAACTTAACCCAACCTCTTCCCTTAACCCAACCCCACTGAGCCCCAAGCAAAAGCTCAAGAGTTGAGTTGACTTGAAGTGAATGAGATGGAGTGTCACTTCCTTGAGGGCCAAGATTAGGTCTAACGCTTCTTCCATACTCAGAACTCTGCACATAGtaggctcaataaat
This DNA window, taken from Rhinolophus ferrumequinum isolate MPI-CBG mRhiFer1 chromosome 22, mRhiFer1_v1.p, whole genome shotgun sequence, encodes the following:
- the SYT6 gene encoding LOW QUALITY PROTEIN: synaptotagmin-6 (The sequence of the model RefSeq protein was modified relative to this genomic sequence to represent the inferred CDS: inserted 1 base in 1 codon), encoding MADKLKDPHTLGFLEAAVKISHTSPDIPAEVQMSVKEHIMRHTRLQRQTTEPASSTRHTSFKRHLPRQMHVSSVDYGNELPPEAEQPTSIGRIKPELYKQKSVDGDDAKSEAAKSCGKINFSLRYDYESETLIVRILKAFDLPAKDFCGSSDPYVKIYLLPDRKCKLQTRVHRKTLNPTFDENFHFPVPYEELADRKLHLSVFDFDRFSRHDMIGEVILDNLFEASDLSRETSIWKDIQYATSESVDLGEIMFSLCYLPTXGRLTLTVIKAGNLKAMDITGYSDPYVKVSLLCDGRRLKKKKTTIKKNTLNPTYNEAIIFDIPPENMDQVSLLISVMDYDRVGHNEIIGVCSVGISAEGLGRDHWNEMLAYPRKPIAHWHSLVEVKKSFKEWQGRAASLDSESSSPSPKLPLTP